The following DNA comes from Miscanthus floridulus cultivar M001 chromosome 5, ASM1932011v1, whole genome shotgun sequence.
TGCTGAAAAATAAAATACCAACCACCATCATAATGAAATAAGCCTGCAATAAATTGAAAAGCAAATTAGCAATATTGTTATGTCAGTGACTAATAACAATTAAAAGCAGGTCGAGGAGGTCGATGGTGTGCAGAAGCTTACCCTTGCAAAAatcttaaagaagaagaaaaaggcggCGACCTCCGGAGATACGCGGCGAGGCCTCGCAGGATCTCTGTCCTGGTAATAAGGGGAGGCCACCTGAGCAGTCACTGGTGGATCTGCCGACGGGCAATTTAATTTATTGCCACTCTTACGGTTGCCACTCCTTCAGTTGCCAGCGTTAAAAGTGCTCCTACATATTTGCCACTGCATGCAATTCGCCTCCTACGAATTTGCCATTTTCGCTGACGTGTCGTGCCAGATGGACTCGCTAGCGTGGAAGGCAGCCTGAGAACCCTATTTGGGTGTGGCAAATGACCATACtgcccctcctccacctcacGTTCTTTTCTGGGCCAGGCAACCTTTTTCTTCCTCTTCCCCCCTTGGTTTTCGTTTCGGTTTTGCTCGAGCTAAGCTTTGAGCTTCCGTTTTTAGATTTTGGCcttccttcctcttctttctttgcTCTCCGATCCGTCGTCTCTCCCTGACTCCTCCTGACAAAAAGAGGGAGGAAACCGAAGCgacaagcaagcaagcaatggGTGTCAAGGGATTCGTCGAGGGCGGCATCGCCTCCATCGTGGCCGGCTGCTCCACGCACCCGCTGGACCTCATCAAGGTCCGCATGCAGCTGCAGGGTGAAGCCGCCGCAGCGCCGCAGCCAGCGCTACGCCCGGCGCTCGCCTTCCACGCCGGTGGCCACGCCGTCGCGGCGGTTGCCGTCATCATCTTCGTCGTCGGCACCGATCGTCTCAGAACTCGACGCCCTTGAAGACCTTGCGCACCTGCTCGAGCGTGACGAAGAGCACGACGGTGAATGGCCCCTGGCGCATCACGGTGGGGATGAACCCCTTGTACAGCGCCATGGGCCCTTCCGACCTTACCGTCTTGAGGGCGTAGTCGACGGCGCCGGCGTACGGCGGGGGCGAGCCGGGCGCCACCTTCATGTTCATCATCCTCGTCTTGACGACATCCACCGGGTTGGACGCGGCCGCCGCCACGATGCCCGCGGTGAAGCTGGCGGCAACGTGCGTGGCGAGCCCGTCGGCGCCAGGGCCCCGGCGCGCCAGGATTGCCTCCTTGGCCTGGTCGTACGTGGCGAGCTGCGACGCGGTGACGATCATGGCGCGGTTCACCGTGAGCGACGACCCGCGCCACAGGCTGCGGACGCCCTCGTCACGTGCCATCCGGCCGATGGCGTCGCCGACGCCGGCGTAGTTCCGGCGCTCCGCCAGGGGGAGGCGCCCGTCCGCCTGCATCCGCACCATGGCCACGTCGGCCGGGTTGCCCACGGCCGCGCCGACGCCCGCCGCCACGAGCCCCGCCGCGATCTTGCGGTGCAGCGGGAGGACGCCGTTGTTGTCCTGCGGGGTCCACTTTGTCTTGAGGATGTCGTACAGCCCCATCCGCATGGTGGAGTAGAGCGTCTGGCGCAGCATGGTGGCGGAGACACCAGAGAAGAGCCCCGCCGCGCCCTCGGACCGCAGGATCTGCGCGCCCACGGCCAGCGGCCCCGGCTTCCTCGGCGCCGCCAGGATGTCGTGGTGCGGGAGCGCGACGGCGTGGCCACCGGCGTGGAAGGCGAGCGCCGGGCGTAGCGCTGGCTGCGGCGCCGCGGCGGCTTCACCCTGCAGCTGCATGCGGACCTTGATGAGGTCCAGCGGCAGGAAGGTCATTTGTCAGGCCCAAACAGGCCTCCCAGGCTGCCTTCCGCGCTGGTGAGTCCATCTGGCACGGCACGTCGGCGAAAATGACAAATCCGTAGAAGGCGAATTGCATGTAGTGGCAAATACGTAGGAGCACTTTTAACGCTGGCAACTGGAGGAGTGACAACCGTAAGAGTGGCAATAAATTAAATTGCCCTCTGCCGACTGATCAATATTGTTGGCGTGCTGCTGTGGTGGGCCTGGTGGCGGATCCAGCGCCGTCGCCGCGACGCCCCGG
Coding sequences within:
- the LOC136454863 gene encoding mitochondrial uncoupling protein 5-like, translated to MTFLPLDLIKVRMQLQGEAAAAPQPALRPALAFHAGGHAVALPHHDILAAPRKPGPLAVGAQILRSEGAAGLFSGVSATMLRQTLYSTMRMGLYDILKTKWTPQDNNGVLPLHRKIAAGLVAAGVGAAVGNPADVAMVRMQADGRLPLAERRNYAGVGDAIGRMARDEGVRSLWRGSSLTVNRAMIVTASQLATYDQAKEAILARRGPGADGLATHVAASFTAGIVAAAASNPVDVVKTRMMNMKVAPGSPPPYAGAVDYALKTVRSEGPMALYKGFIPTVMRQGPFTVVLFVTLEQVRKVFKGVEF